The DNA window GACAgataaacaacatttaaaacagTTTGTGTAAAATACTATGCAGTCATCAGTTTATATGTAAAGACTGAATTGGGTATCCAAGCCTTCTTCAAACATCTGCCCATATACCTATTTTCACATAATTACAAGGTTGTAGAATGACTCCATGACTTTCGAGTTCATGTGTTGTTATTCTAATGGGTTAAGGCGTGTCACAGATGAAGAACAAGTATGATAAAAGTAGATCGCAACTACATTTCCCATCTTTTAATATACACATTTCCTTAAAATCTCACGCATGTTGTTCAATACTTGATAAAAATCACACATACAAGTGGAAGTAGActaaaaatatgaacatttacattttataacttacatatatataaggTGCGGGCGATTTGGTCTCacaatatctcagtagcatgggttcgaatcccggcgaggaaagaacaaaaaatgtgcgaaagcaaatttacagatctaaaattgttgggttgatgtttagacgagttatatatatatatatatatgtaacactcccaaacgtgtcttccccccaccccacccccccccccccccaaacgtgtccgattcctCAAAACGTGTCTTTTCTCCCCACACTTGttctaaatatataacattgCCCAAACGGGTCCGATTTCATAACCCCTCCATAATTGATATTCGCATAAACGTGTCCACTTTAAACGCCATAACGTCTCGCGTCTTTTCGcgctaatacatgtatattccaAATGTCATCAATAACGTTCACGGCATTTCTGTGATGGGGGACACAGTTGATGAAGTGGTAATTTATTAGCATTTAGTTTGTTCAATGCCGGTTGTAACTGATTACTATAACTGAAAATTCAATCTGTAACATATAAATTGACTTGACTGAAATCgcttgctgttttgaaaaattgactTCACTTTTTTCAACActtctgatattttaaaagctCTCCAAATCAATATCTGCGTAGTGATGccgaaaacataaaatttaggatAAATACTATTTGGAATTTGCATTTAAACAATTGAAGAGCGAGTAAAAAGACCGACTTGTAATGAGTTCAGTAAGAAAGTATGTTAATCTTCGTTTTCAATAGAGGccgtttttcaaaaatgatagtAACGGAAATATTTGAAACTAGCCGAACGGAAGCTACCAATTTACCAAGGTTATTCTGCTGGTttagaaaatacatttttagttttaatacgttaataaaaaagtaatacCTAAATAACCAACGTATTTATAATATGGACAAGAATGATAGTTCcagtaacagaaaaaaaataagctagatatggacacgtttggggaagGGGACAGGTTTGGGCGTTTATACAAATGACAGGCTTTGGCGCCCATTTACAAATAGACATGTTTGCAGCTCAGTGACGTCGATGTGTACACGTTTTGGAGGAAggacacgtttctgagtgttacatatatatacagtcAGTTCACAACACTatctaaacaaattatttgatcatttcaACGCAGTAGTATATTAACCatagaagaaatttaaataaaaggaTACCAGCTTAGCCATTGCCAACCTTTAAAGTGAACCGAAGATGTCAAACGCAAATTAAATGCACTACAGTTTGAATTGACAGTATTCAATTCGTATCCGGTCTGTTTACGTGCACaggcaaatatttgccaaaCAATATGTTTACgtttaaactttttgaaattaatcAATCGTTGTACACGCGATTGAGTCATTTTTACATCTAGAACTAACACTACAAGACTAGAAAACGAATCTTATTCTTAAACGGTCGATGTGATATTAACATCATCTggaaattctgaaaaataatataaatacttagtacatgtatgttcagTATTTCAGACAATTTTTCAGATGTTAGGATTTCAGTTAATTCTATATTTGTCGCGGGACCAACTTTCATTCGATTTGAATATGTCTAGTTGTTGTTAATACAATTCTTTTTGGGCAGATATTTTATACAACTATTGTGCTTATCACATGTTTCATTTTGAATACTGActaaacaaactaaaattgaCCTGAAGTTAATATTCTGAACGGTACaaatgataagtttaaaaatgaCTTTATGAAGTAGACACATAAGtaataggaaaaaaaaacattttaaagagaATTGAGATCATTCTAAACCATATGCATGAAGACAGAATAAAACAAACCAATATCTTAGAAAAAACAGACATCATAATAATTAACATAATTAACACGATAAAAGAGTGACAACTAACAATCATTAAACAAAAACTATATAATAAGTAACAAACACTAACACACACAAACACCGGGATGACGAAATGTGCCTTTGGAGGTGATCTGTTTTTGATCAAATGTCGTTTTACTCTTACTAAAAACTAGAGTTCTTGTGAGAAAGGTAATAAATTCCTATCTCTTCTACcgtaaaaattaatgaaaaggtCTGGGATTTGTTTAAAGGTAACTTACAATTGAGgtgattttaaaaagaaatgagaagtacacaatattttatatatcttatgtTATGAAAACATCAATACAGTCTTATAAGAAGTCATGATGATTTGCTAAGAAACTTTATGATAAACAACCATAAACTAGTAGTCCATGATCTAATTTGAGAAAGTTAACATGAATCACAATTTATATAACCGGAATGTAGGTAtacagttatattttatttgttatcaattATGGGTTTCTTTAAAGACGTTCGCTTCTAAGTTTCAAAATACTAAGCTTTCCAAAACACTAGTTAATGTTGAAAGGAGGTTAAAGTCATAAAAaatctcaaattaaaaaaacatatgcatgtgtttttttatagcaaaatgaatagttttcattatacaacttatgtacatatactttttattgagaaaagttctttaatttgtccacatttaaaagaagtttatttatttttaattgcttgcctCCAgtcatattttccgtatgcatagtgacctgaGCGTAACCCTTCTCGtgaaaatccggtgaccacaatacgcatggatctgtcattgaaataaactaatatctgattttacatgttaaacacgtgcttaatacccatgctttttgtgattactataaggtgacaatcggtaaaactcggcttcaaaacacggcatttaatgagcagccatatttgttaaatcataacaaacagagagaaaataaattgacgattatatgatatatttgcgaaaataattataaaatcgtgcacagaggactaagtttatgatgtgtACATGCATtagttcaagaattggacaaacattatttttcaccactcactcgtttcatatgactttaataaaagaatcaaaacagcaaaacaaatatataggtcaatgtgcttgttttcgagatattggCCTCTgacattttggcgggaaaatgttctctctagacttttcatagcttttaCATTGACAAATTTAAGTTGTTTAATgctaataatataaaaataataataataataattaaaacgtTATCAGAGTTTTACAGATGGCATatcattaaacatataaaatatgtattaaaagaaaatgggaACCAATGGGCAAATAGTTTTAAGGCactcaaatgaataaaaacagaGGATTcagaaaatttgacaaaaattcgAAAACATGAcaagatatttatattattgtaataAAGTTTGATAAGATTTTTCAGAGTCTTTAGTGGAAAACGGAAATAAATAAGTACTGTACTATGCAAATGTTTCAATTCCATGCCAAAATAAAACTTGACAAAAAAGAGAAATCAAGTACTAAGTAATAAGATTTAAACTAAACTGATGCTCGGtaattaaataaaagatattattaGACAGTGATGTAACGTTTTCTGAATAAGGATAAATATCTCTCAGCttacattttgtcatgtgagTCTTATATGTTTGGGCTTTCGGATACTTGAACATCACTGATGAGACATTCCGTTTCCAAATGACCATCTGAAGCAATATTATGGAGCATCACAATCTTATATATACTTGTTTTACGCACGACATGTTATTAAGGTTCAATTAGCATGTTTCAATACACATGTTCTTCGtgtacaattgtatttgaatatttgatatcTAGCTAAAGACGTTTAAGTCAAAGGATAATATGTTTATAGTACTGCGGTATGTTTCTCCACTTCTAAAAGATAACTTTTGCCAaatatttaggttttttttcttaatactATATTTAAGTTGTGTGAATGAATTGAACTTATTTGAAAACACTGACGAGAACTGAATTACACAActaagtgccagtctgcctaagaatcaggcagtgctgaaaacatgaccaaaaaaccCCAcacaatttgacattgatttcagttcataatatgtagttatgcacaaaaataacattcatttccgTTTTCTGTtttggtaatagaagatacaatttggttgaaatgcattagaaattaacgaataaggggagataactctgtaatttgctatcattctaaccaattttctaaccaagttatttgatattaccagagaCACACACACGAAAGACTAATAATTTCtaactcaggatgatggttagtattaaGGTAAGGTTTGCATGAaacctggatttttttcttagtGATATTATATCAATATGATACATCATTTTGTTCAGGGAGGACTACCCAatcattaaatgaaaaaaaatcgaacATCGCCCGTCCCGTTTTTTCATGTAAAaagctcaaaattcagattttttacGAGTTGAAGggaaaattgtatttgaattcttttgaaataataatttttgcgagtgactataaaaaaataaaactaaataaaacatgtataaataattgtggtccattcattaataataaatattaattaaaaatatcattaaaaaaatcctaaaaacaagatttttttatttttgggttaaaaaaaaaacaacattgccATGGCAACAAAAGCAAAAGCAAAAAAGATCCTTTTTCCAGGTTCACcgtttctgtaaaaaaaaaactgtgaacTTAAGGAACTAACTATTTGCATTGTaataagataataaaattgGTATGTCCCCTAACTCGTTTTTACGAAAATAGCCGTTATATATGCCCACAAACCTTACCTTAAATAACATGATTAGTTCGGTGGgttttttctgatcatgttttgatttttacctaaattgcctgattcttacaaagacttgCACTTAAAATGACAATACCAACCACACCACCTTTGTTCAAAATAATGATGTTCTCGTGAAAACAAAGTATAGCAAAAGATAACtgaatgaaacattttaaaaatattcttaatgTATCATATGTATTTGGGACAACTCTTTCCTGTCTTTGTATAATTGGCGAATATTTTCAGCTAATCCTCCTTCGCCAACACTTTCAAGGGCAGATAATAACTTGTCAACTTTGTTGTTCTTCAGTTGATCGAGAGCAGTCTTTAGCAATGTGAAAGCTTGCCTGTTACTTGACGGCACTTTTTCACAAATTTGGTCATATTGAACCTGTTTCATATCCAGATGAAGAACTGTTTCAAACAGTTTGTCTGCATTAAGCAACTTTCCTATCGCCATCATGCCTTTTTCTGTCAAGAAATctagaaaacaaattaaacaaaatgaaagcGTGTCAATACAAAAGAATTAGGTTTGATATAAGACGTACATTTAACGTAAAAAATATCACTAAGCGAATTCAAATACATCGTTGAGAATGATACATACATATCTTCTACGTTCTCTTGAAAGTTgaacataaacatttttaaatatacaaatgaatCAAAGTGGTAAGTTGTTCCTCTTAATTTTCGTAAACTCTTTGTTTCACAAGTTACTCGGGCAAACAACCaaatttcaattattaaaaatcaaacttgatTAGATATGAGCAGAATATTGACCTTTTAAAAcgaaaaatcttaaatatggCGATTTAAGGtagtacccaacactttcactaaaattaatttgactcgtttaattttcataaaatgttgtcaaagtatttactttgagccttgaaaaaaaaatataaaaatttcaaaaattttgaaccaacggttttgttagaaaaattacactggttgtatagcagtttgacaaacactaattttgatcattgagaacctatatattccttttacaacacaacgtaattaaaacgtttagatgactttacagagttatctccctgtagtgttaggtaccaccctAAATCATGCATATATATTGAATCGGTATTGCCATAATAAACAAAGGCAGtcacatattattattttaaaaagttaaacttGTTTATGAGACAACATCACGAATAGATTACTTTGAAATAGGTCTTAAGGACAATGTTTGATAGGATACATGTCCAGAAATAACCTCAACACAGCTATAAAAGAGCTGAGTATTAACTTATCTTTGGTCGGTTTTCTACGACAACCTTATAATGATGGAGTGTTATAACTTGAGAGCGTTATAGCAGGCATCAGctaccttatttttgacatagATGATCATAGATGTCCCTAAAGAAGATTAGTTGCATCGGTATTGTTTCTTTAAATCGATATCAAACCCATCTCTCAACTTCATATTACTTGAACACAATACAATCAAAAGTGTAGTCCCTCAAGCACGACTAacacattgaaaaaaacaagtaaTGGGAAATGTAACTGAGATTAAAAATCAATGAATCTTCACCTTTAAAAGATTCAATGCAGATATTGTATAAGTAGTCagagataaattgtaattcTTGCAGAGCAAAagtaaaagtataaacaaaaagaaagacCGACATTGTGATTAACTTGAATGCATTTTAtgtgtgtgatttttttgtatgcGTTTTACTGTTGCAATAAAATCAGCATGATAATTGTTTGTCATACCATCTTCACTGTATTGGCGAACTGACAAGGTAGGTTGTCTATTAATGTAGCTTGTTCCCTTTGTAGGGGTCATTTGATCAGGTCGTGCCGTTCTAGCTCTTCGGTCAGAAGTATTTCGTCCTTTCAGTAGAGTTGCATTTGCGTATTCTTTGGTGCTCAATGTATTATAGCTTAtttcatcaattatttcttgatcTTTGGTGAGTAACAGAAGTCCATAAACATCTTGATCAATCTTGTGTTTAATTTCGACAACGAATCGTGTAAAATTTTCCGCGGAGTTAGGTAAAAATGTCAGGTCTAATCTTTTCCTTGATGTAAAGCGTGGCAATCCAAAACACCCTTTCAAAttgatatcaatttttatttgtggtTTGAAGACAAAATCTTTGCTTATCCAGTTCTTAAACAGGTGAAAACCCCTATCTTCGCAACTTTGGCAAAACGCTTGCATCTTTGATTTTTCAATGCATGCCAGCAAAACAGTGAGACCACGTGATGTTACATCGTTTACAAAGAATAGAATTTTACAAATGGACGTATGACCATGCATTTCTTCGATTGTTCCTGATAATTTTAGCGGGCCCTTCTTCAGTTCCTCCTTTCCTATCAAAGAAACACTAGTTCTGAAATAAATTAAACCCTGATTATAAATTCTGAAGTCCTTGATGTCTATAAGTCATCAGTATCGACCACTACAGTATAAATAAGGTATAGAAGAAGTCCCCATTCAGGAGCCTGTGGTCAATTCTAGTTgtgtatggatttttttttaattttaattcatttatatgtttcggaGTTTTGTGAGACGTTCATTTTCACTAAACTAGTACAAATTTTTGTTAAGTGTCCAGCTGGAGCCCTCCTccgtttgtgtttttttctatgtttaagACCCACTGCTTGCCCTTCGCAGTTTTTGTTCTTTGGTAGGAtcgttttctctttgacacattcttcaTTTCCATTCCTAATGTTGGTGAAATATAACGGTCACATTTAATTTGCATATGCAAGTATTCAATCCTCATTTCAAAGTCTAAGTTAAAGCAGATAATGGTTTCCTAACGTCATATAGGTAATAGATTAACTGTTTCAAAAGCAAAGGAACCTACCCAGAAATCTTATCCGTTTCAAAGACTGCAGTATGGTTTTCATCAACGGTGACCACATTATCTGTTAATGTAAATTGACCATTGGTGTTCTGTCTAAACAGACGGTATACATAATCCTCATCTGTCTCGTATGGGTTTCTTATATCGTTCAGTGGTAGTTTGACCTGAACCTTCTTTTTCAGTGGTGTATCTCCAGATGTGTACAAACAATCAGAGATTGCCAGAATTGCTTCCCCTTTCTTACTCCGTTCTTCATACTGTCTTCTCAAAATCTCTTTATTCACAGGAATTACctgacaaaaatatgtttaaatgtgTTAAACAATGACTCCTTCTCCCATTTTATGCAGAGTAAAAATGTGAAATTGTTCGATATAAATGTTTTTGGTTaatttcaaaggaaaaaaaatgtatatatttgtttaggggcaagctgaagaacgcctccgggtgcgggaatttgtcgctgcattgaagacctgttggtgaccttctgctgttgttttttgtatggtcgggttgctgtctctttgacacgtacacataccccatttccattctcaattttatttaaaatggaaTCAGTGTTATGTGTATCAGTGTATGCATCAGAccttgtttcattttttatttttacattgtcaaCAATATTGGGGTTTCTGGAAACATGATGTGTTACTAAATTAGAATCTACTTGGATTTCATTAAGCATGGAATAAAAATTTTCGTAAAAAATACAAAGACGTGTGTGcttcaaattttatcaaatctagaTTTAATGTCGGAAGAAAACGTTAAAATTGACCTTACAGTGcttttgcttttattttaatttatatcgCACTTTTCTATGTGTTTATACAGTCAAATACTTGAAGTGTTCAGTTAGTTGTAGGCGTAATTTATGAAggcaaattcataaaaaaacgcATCGGACATAGaaatgttcagtggttgttttattttgaagattGAATATCATTATTTGAGACGATAGAGCTCCTCTTGAATTTTGAAATCCTTTAATAAAATCTCATGCGGACACACATTTGATATGAGATTATTTATGTGTTAATGTCAaaggttaaatattttttttaattttcagaacaGAGTGAACATCAGATATTCGAAATTCTCAAATTTTATCCATACTGTGCAATTACTTCTACTTTTCATTTCatacatttaatcaaaatacgTCAAAATGCCATATATGAACATTAGATAAAAATCCTTGTTATCTAGATCATAGCTTTGGAAGAAAAAAGATCGAAAAAGGGGCAAATGATAAATGAAAGAACATCTAAAGAAAATTCGTCTTCAGTTTTGATTGGTAGAGGAAGACAGAGTGCCCGGAATAAACCACAGACCTTCGATAAGTAAAAAGACAATCTTAGTCTaagtaaatagttattaaaggtaccagtattttagttttaatttagGACGTCAGACGCGCGTAAGATTGAAATCGATTACGACAGACCTTGAACTTCTAATCGCGactcatttataaaaattgtaataCATACGTGTAAACATATCGATTCTTCTCTCTGGACAGCACCAGGAGGAAAGGTAATTTGAATCCTCTTGTCAGTCTGGGCAATATACTTGTAACCATTTGGTAAAATGTTCACCCGTTCTTTTATTGGATTGGATACAATACACAGTGCATCTAGTTTGACAGTTTGAAAGGTTACTAGTTTCTCCTGAAGAaatgtaaatttgaaataatcaaatttaaacGCACATGTTTAGTAAAAATGGTGttcagatttttaattttacagtcattacatatatatatacgaatATTATTTAGAATGAACTATTGTGTCagctaaaaaaattatattaccttattaaacaattcatttagtaatcaaacaaaaacatttatactTATATATCGTTGAAACCTTTTGTCTTAACCATTTCTTTATTGACCAAATACTCCTTCTTATCTtgcatttatgtttttaagaCGAACCATTTTTAAGGTAAAATCCCCAACGTTGTGGGAACTTTACTTAagtgtttaaccccgccacattatgtatgtatgtgcctttcccaagtcaggagcctgcaattcagtggttgtcgtttgtttttgtgtgacatatttgttttcgttcattttttatatctaaataaagcccttggttttctcgtttgaattgttatacattgtCTTTTCGgagcattttatagctgactatgcggtatgggctgtgctcatttcattgttgttgttgaatgccgtacggtgatctataattgttaatttcagtgtcattttgttctcttgtggagagttgtctcatttggcaatcataccacatcttctttttttatattttactgtacTTTTATTGTCGATTGGATTGATACAAAGCTTTTCCGTATACTCTTATACTGTCTATTCATATATATTCGTTGGATacttattttcgtggatatcgTGGATACTGGGGAATCACGCACGAATTTGAATGTTCAAcgaattcaaagtttttttaagGCATTATGCAGACTTTGCCTAAACCATGAATTTTAATGTCCAAGAATATGCAAGTTTCCCTTAATCCACAAAATAGACGTCAAACAAACTACAATCAACTAATTAACTTGTGTGTGAgatttatttaagatatattgcaTTCATAAATCGGTCGTGAAAAATTTAAATCCATGTTGAATGATAGCTGCGTATGATTAAAAATTTCGCCATCATATCAACTACATTACAATGGTAAACTACTGCTAGTATGCTACGCCGGAATATCATCGAACgatttgtaatttaatttacaaatgaTGCAGGAGTGTCTAAAGAAAACCACCAACCTTCAACAGGAAAACCGACCATCATTGTAGTTGTACGTGCCTAGCTTGTGCCCCCTAAATTTCAGTGTTGACAGGTTATTGATACATGAGTTGAACTATTTACACCACCCGAGTGGTTATCGGAACGCAGGCATGAATCTGATGTACATGATTATAATACTGAAAACAATTGATCGGCAGTTGTGATCACataattataattgtttctGTCGTAAAAATAACCAGTTAAAGGttgtttaaataatattgatCATCAGCGTACGCGTGTTATTTGTATCCTGTTCTTTATATGTCTATGATAAGATGGTGTATGGTAACCGCCACTGAGCAGTCAACATATTGATGAATATGGGTTAAGACGGACCTACACGCTATTACATAGAGAAATATTATATACCTTTAACGAAGCCTCAACTAAACTCCACTTTGGTCCAAATTTAATGTAGGCCTTCAAATGCAGAAACTGATAATTTATCTCGTTTGGAAGCTTAACTCTCACAGTAATCATTCCAGAACTATCCTTCGGAAAACTCCGACTAGCTTTTGGATCTTTTGGCTCAATATGGAAAAAATCTGTCTCAAATTTGTAGTTGGTTAACGCAGCATCTGGTTTGTAAAAACGTTGAAAATCGTCAGATCTCCATCGTTTTGCTTGAAATATGCTGGAGACATCCGTTGTTGAATAAATTTGTATTCCGCATCCAATATCGTAGAAAGTTCTatcaatgaaatgaaaaaaaaatgttaatcatttcattaaaaaagtgTATAAAAGTAATTAGTTTTTAACTTACAACGGATGGCACATGTTGGTCAGTGTA is part of the Mytilus trossulus isolate FHL-02 chromosome 13, PNRI_Mtr1.1.1.hap1, whole genome shotgun sequence genome and encodes:
- the LOC134694380 gene encoding uncharacterized protein LOC134694380, which produces MHGHTSICKILFFVNDVTSRGLTVLLACIEKSKMQAFCQSCEDRGFHLFKNWISKDFVFKPQIKIDINLKGCFGLPRFTSRKRLDLTFLPNSAENFTRFVVEIKHKIDQDVYGLLLLTKDQEIIDEISYNTLSTKEYANATLLKGRNTSDRRARTARPDQMTPTKGTSYINRQPTLSVRQYSEDDFLTEKGMMAIGKLLNADKLFETVLHLDMKQVQYDQICEKVPSSNRQAFTLLKTALDQLKNNKVDKLLSALESVGEGGLAENIRQLYKDRKELSQIHMIH